Proteins from a single region of Geothrix sp. PMB-07:
- a CDS encoding O-acetylhomoserine aminocarboxypropyltransferase/cysteine synthase family protein → MSQSYRPETIALHGGQTPDPITLSRGVPVHRTSSYVFKSTEHAANLFALKELGNIYTRIGNPTQDVLEQRITQLEGGAASLAVASGTSAIFYAIITLARVGDEIVSANNLYGGTYTQFDSILPTFGIKTTFVDPKDPENFQKAITENTRAIFIESIGNPALEVADIEKIAAVAHRNGLPLIVDATFTTPYLLQSIKHGADIVVNSLTKWIGGHGTGIGGIITDSGTFDWTSGRHPLFTEPDPNYHGLHWAFDLPDSLSPLAYILRARTVPLRNLGAAISPDNAWLFLQGLETLPLRIVRHSENALAVAQFLQKHPKVAWVRYPGLTGDPSHSLVSRYLKKGFGGVVVFGIKGGYDAAVKLIDGISLFSHLANVGDAKSLILHPASTSHSQLSEAQQREGGLTPDLIRLSIGLEHIDDLLEALEDGLSKA, encoded by the coding sequence ATGAGCCAGTCCTACCGCCCCGAGACCATCGCCCTGCACGGCGGCCAAACCCCCGATCCGATCACCCTCAGCCGAGGCGTGCCCGTGCACCGAACCAGCTCGTACGTGTTCAAGAGCACCGAACACGCCGCCAATCTGTTCGCCCTGAAGGAGCTGGGGAACATCTACACCCGCATCGGCAACCCCACCCAGGATGTGCTGGAGCAGCGCATCACCCAGCTTGAGGGCGGCGCGGCCTCCCTGGCCGTGGCCTCAGGCACGTCTGCCATCTTCTACGCCATCATCACCCTGGCCCGGGTGGGCGATGAAATCGTCAGCGCCAACAACCTCTACGGCGGCACCTACACCCAATTCGATTCCATCCTCCCCACCTTCGGCATCAAGACCACCTTCGTGGATCCCAAAGACCCGGAGAACTTCCAGAAAGCCATCACCGAGAACACCCGCGCCATCTTCATCGAGAGCATCGGCAACCCCGCCCTGGAAGTGGCCGACATCGAGAAGATCGCCGCAGTGGCCCACCGCAACGGCCTGCCCCTGATCGTGGATGCCACCTTCACCACGCCCTACCTGCTCCAGAGCATCAAGCACGGCGCCGACATCGTGGTGAACTCGCTGACCAAGTGGATCGGCGGCCACGGCACGGGCATCGGCGGCATCATCACCGATTCCGGAACGTTCGACTGGACCAGTGGACGCCATCCCCTCTTCACGGAACCCGATCCCAACTACCACGGCCTGCACTGGGCCTTTGACCTGCCCGATTCGCTGTCCCCCCTCGCCTACATCCTGCGGGCCCGCACCGTGCCCCTGCGCAACCTGGGCGCCGCCATCTCCCCCGACAATGCCTGGCTGTTCCTCCAGGGCCTGGAGACGCTGCCCCTGCGCATCGTGCGCCACAGCGAGAACGCGCTGGCCGTGGCCCAGTTCCTCCAGAAGCACCCCAAGGTGGCCTGGGTCCGGTATCCCGGCCTGACCGGCGATCCCAGCCACTCCCTCGTGAGCCGGTATCTCAAGAAGGGTTTCGGCGGCGTGGTGGTCTTCGGCATCAAGGGCGGCTATGACGCCGCCGTGAAGCTCATCGACGGCATATCCCTCTTCTCCCACCTGGCCAACGTGGGCGACGCCAAGAGCCTCATCCTCCACCCTGCCAGCACCTCGCATTCTCAGCTCAGTGAGGCACAGCAGCGCGAAGGAGGTCTGACGCCCGACCTGATCCGCCTCTCCATCGGCCTCGAGCACATCGATGACCTTCTGGAAGCGCTGGAGGACGGGCTTTCCAAGGCCTGA
- a CDS encoding DUF4395 domain-containing protein produces the protein MSAPLSSRPPLEAAMPENCPISPDLVDERATRIGAGLVLAIALSGLWLGRWWIPLLLAADFALRSRGWTTFSLIAQVAKALRAAVGWAPQPINAGPKRFAALLGALFSLGFALALWRQHGTTALVIASLLLLCAALEAFFGYCVGCKAHSLLQSLLARKDAAHAAD, from the coding sequence ATGTCCGCTCCCCTTTCATCCCGTCCCCCCCTGGAAGCCGCCATGCCTGAGAACTGCCCCATCTCCCCCGACCTGGTCGATGAACGCGCCACGCGCATCGGCGCTGGCCTTGTGCTGGCTATCGCCCTGTCAGGCCTCTGGCTCGGTCGGTGGTGGATCCCCCTGCTTCTGGCCGCGGATTTCGCCCTGCGAAGCCGCGGATGGACGACCTTCAGCCTCATCGCCCAGGTCGCAAAGGCCCTTCGCGCGGCCGTGGGCTGGGCCCCTCAGCCCATCAATGCGGGCCCCAAACGATTTGCGGCGCTCCTCGGCGCGCTCTTCTCCCTGGGCTTCGCCCTCGCCCTGTGGCGCCAGCACGGCACGACAGCCCTGGTGATCGCATCGCTTCTGCTGCTCTGCGCCGCGCTGGAGGCCTTCTTCGGCTACTGCGTGGGCTGCAAGGCCCACAGCCTTCTCCAGTCCCTGCTCGCCCGGAAGGATGCCGCCCATGCAGCGGACTAA
- the dapA gene encoding 4-hydroxy-tetrahydrodipicolinate synthase yields the protein MNHLSVIARQLSGLTVALPTPFTEEHVIDLPALRRLVRRALKGGAQAVLPLGSTGEASALEDVERDVVLLAALEEAAGRPVIVGTGSNSTRQAIAWTRRARQLGARAALVVTPYYNRPTQNGLVAHYQAIAEAVPGFPLLAYNVPSRTGVNLEPATLRALWRIPELIGVKESSGDLAQIEQIARDLPMGKLLLAGDDALAAPSIALGARGLVSVLGNAYPEWVAELVRTALAGRTEEAARLQEQLAPLIEALFHESNPIPLKALLKHLGVCGNHLRVPLMAASLETRKVLAAAMQRALVA from the coding sequence ATGAATCACCTTTCCGTCATCGCCCGGCAGCTGTCGGGGCTCACCGTGGCCCTGCCGACCCCCTTCACCGAGGAGCACGTCATTGACCTTCCCGCCCTGCGGCGCCTGGTGCGCCGGGCCCTCAAGGGCGGGGCTCAGGCTGTCCTGCCGCTGGGATCCACCGGCGAGGCCTCCGCCCTGGAAGACGTGGAGCGCGACGTGGTCCTCCTCGCGGCCCTGGAGGAAGCGGCGGGACGCCCGGTGATCGTCGGCACCGGATCAAACTCCACCCGGCAGGCCATCGCCTGGACCCGCCGCGCACGGCAGCTGGGCGCCCGCGCTGCCCTCGTGGTGACGCCCTACTACAACCGCCCCACGCAGAACGGCCTGGTGGCCCACTACCAGGCCATCGCCGAGGCCGTTCCCGGCTTTCCCCTGCTCGCCTATAACGTGCCTTCGCGCACCGGCGTGAACCTGGAACCGGCCACACTGAGGGCCCTGTGGCGCATCCCGGAACTCATCGGCGTGAAGGAGAGCAGCGGGGACCTGGCCCAGATCGAGCAGATCGCCCGGGACCTCCCCATGGGCAAACTGCTGCTGGCGGGAGATGACGCCCTGGCCGCGCCGAGCATCGCCCTGGGCGCCCGCGGGCTGGTCAGCGTCCTGGGGAACGCCTATCCCGAATGGGTGGCGGAACTGGTGCGCACGGCCCTGGCGGGGCGCACGGAGGAAGCCGCGCGCCTGCAGGAGCAGCTTGCCCCGCTCATCGAGGCCCTCTTCCACGAAAGCAATCCCATCCCCCTCAAGGCCCTGCTCAAACATCTGGGCGTGTGCGGCAATCACCTGCGGGTGCCCTTGATGGCCGCCTCGCTGGAGACACGCAAGGTTCTGGCCGCCGCCATGCAGAGGGCCCTGGTGGCCTGA